A window of the Synechococcus sp. JA-3-3Ab genome harbors these coding sequences:
- a CDS encoding cation:proton antiporter, which translates to MEAIRSLVQEEPILSFALLLGVILVVPPLFERLRLPGLVGLLVAGIALGPQGLNLLTSELPTVQLLSEIGVVYLLFVAGLEIDLEQFRQTRNRSATFGLLTFAIPLTVGTAIGRLFGFGWNAAILLGSLFASHTPLGYPIVSRYGLVKNEAVLVTIGGTIFTDIAALLVLAVCVGIHGGEFSLWSLVRLLGSLLLYAAAVLFGVDWLGQRFFRVTGSEEGNQFLFVLLALFVAALGAQWIGVEKIIGAFLAGLAVNDVLREGSVKEKIVFVGSILFIPVFFVDIGLLLDLRAFLQTLSSLWLLLSILLGLGLSKYAAAQLCQWLYRYTPTQKLMMWSLSLPQVAATLAATLVGYRVGLLNADVLNSVVVLMLVTATLGPILTSRAATQMAMEEEQSRFPSPPGVAPASAAPPPQPYVVVVPLANPETEENLLEMACLLAKQEGGRVVPLSVATGHLHMDSPLLQTSLEHGDHLLKRATEFCRPFGVEVTPLCRIDSHVAQGISHASREQNASLIVMGWSDPTRLQARLFGSVINSVLWAAHCPVAVARLLHPPHKLRRILVVLENFRSQTARAVRLAQILAAASQGEVTLLHICFASTPESDRQWLEAQLLSLAQQPDLGYPVQVKVLASDEVVKTLLQEAQGFDLVVLPSFRRRNPSGSLSFSDTTTRLLERLTCSLIMLGEPL; encoded by the coding sequence ATGGAGGCCATACGCTCACTTGTGCAAGAGGAGCCCATCCTCTCCTTTGCTCTGTTGCTGGGGGTGATCCTGGTGGTGCCGCCGCTATTTGAGCGGCTGCGCCTGCCGGGGTTGGTGGGCCTTTTGGTGGCGGGGATCGCCCTGGGTCCTCAGGGACTGAACCTGTTGACTTCAGAGCTGCCGACGGTGCAGTTGCTCTCGGAGATCGGCGTGGTCTATTTGCTGTTTGTGGCCGGGCTGGAGATCGACCTGGAGCAATTTCGGCAGACCCGCAACCGCTCTGCCACCTTTGGCTTGTTGACCTTTGCCATTCCCCTAACCGTGGGCACCGCCATTGGGCGGCTGTTTGGCTTTGGCTGGAACGCGGCCATCCTGCTGGGATCCCTGTTTGCCTCCCACACCCCCCTGGGCTACCCCATCGTCAGCCGCTACGGTCTGGTGAAAAACGAGGCGGTGCTGGTCACCATCGGCGGCACCATCTTCACCGACATTGCCGCGCTGCTGGTCTTGGCGGTCTGTGTCGGCATCCACGGCGGCGAGTTTTCCCTCTGGAGCTTGGTGCGGCTGCTGGGATCCCTGCTGCTGTATGCGGCTGCTGTGCTGTTTGGGGTGGACTGGCTGGGGCAGCGGTTTTTTCGGGTCACCGGCAGCGAAGAGGGCAACCAATTTTTGTTTGTGCTGCTGGCTCTGTTTGTGGCGGCTCTGGGGGCGCAGTGGATTGGGGTAGAGAAGATCATCGGCGCCTTTCTGGCGGGGCTGGCCGTGAACGATGTGCTGCGGGAGGGCTCTGTCAAAGAAAAGATCGTCTTTGTCGGCAGCATCTTGTTCATCCCCGTCTTCTTTGTGGATATAGGGCTGTTGCTTGATCTACGCGCTTTTTTGCAGACCCTTAGCTCCCTTTGGCTGCTGTTGAGTATCCTGCTGGGGCTGGGCCTCAGCAAGTACGCTGCTGCCCAACTCTGTCAGTGGCTCTACCGCTACACCCCGACCCAAAAGCTGATGATGTGGTCGCTCTCCTTGCCCCAGGTGGCGGCTACCTTGGCGGCAACCCTGGTGGGGTACCGCGTGGGGTTGCTCAATGCAGACGTGCTCAACAGCGTGGTGGTGTTGATGTTGGTAACGGCCACCCTGGGCCCAATTTTGACCAGTCGGGCGGCCACGCAAATGGCTATGGAGGAGGAACAGAGTCGGTTCCCATCTCCACCAGGAGTCGCTCCCGCCTCCGCAGCGCCGCCTCCCCAGCCCTACGTGGTCGTGGTGCCGCTGGCCAATCCCGAAACCGAGGAAAACCTGCTGGAGATGGCCTGCCTCCTGGCCAAGCAGGAGGGCGGGCGGGTGGTTCCCCTCTCGGTGGCGACCGGCCACCTGCACATGGACTCTCCCTTGCTGCAAACTTCCCTGGAGCACGGAGACCACCTCCTCAAGCGGGCGACGGAGTTTTGTCGGCCCTTTGGGGTGGAGGTCACCCCTCTCTGCCGCATCGACAGCCACGTGGCCCAGGGGATCAGCCACGCCAGCCGTGAGCAGAACGCCAGCCTCATCGTCATGGGCTGGAGCGATCCCACCCGCTTACAGGCCCGCCTCTTTGGCAGCGTCATCAACAGCGTCCTCTGGGCTGCCCATTGCCCAGTTGCCGTAGCACGCCTGCTCCATCCCCCCCACAAGCTGCGGCGGATCCTGGTGGTGCTGGAAAACTTTCGCTCGCAGACGGCTCGGGCGGTGCGCCTAGCCCAGATCTTGGCCGCCGCCAGCCAGGGAGAAGTTACCTTGCTTCACATCTGCTTCGCCAGCACCCCCGAAAGCGATCGCCAGTGGCTGGAGGCGCAGCTTTTATCCCTAGCCCAACAGCCAGACTTGGGCTACCCCGTCCAGGTCAAGGTCTTGGCCAGTGACGAGGTCGTCAAAACCCTCTTGCAGGAGGCCCAAGGATTTGACCTGGTGGTGCTGCCCTCTTTTCGTCGGCGCAACCCCAGCGGGAGCCTATCCTTCAGCGACACGACCACTCGCCTCCTAGAACGCCTCACCTGCTCTCTGATCATGCTCGGAGAGCCACTGTAA
- the recR gene encoding recombination mediator RecR, with protein sequence MYTRPLARLIEELQRLPGIGSKTAQRLALHLLNRPAGEVEALAKALLEAKQTVKHCSICFNWSAEDPCEICRSPQRDPSTWCVVADVKDLIAMERTREFKGLYHVLGGLISPMNGIGAEQLRIRELVARVAREKPQELIFALSPSVEGEVTMHVVKDYLKPVAPGLRMTRLAFGLPMGSELEYADEVTLARALEARQEF encoded by the coding sequence TGTACACTCGCCCTTTGGCTCGCCTGATCGAGGAGCTGCAGCGCCTGCCCGGCATTGGCTCCAAAACAGCTCAGCGCCTGGCCTTGCACTTGCTCAACCGGCCTGCTGGCGAGGTCGAGGCCCTGGCCAAAGCCCTGCTGGAGGCTAAGCAAACCGTTAAGCATTGCTCCATCTGTTTTAACTGGTCGGCGGAGGATCCCTGCGAGATCTGTCGCTCGCCGCAGAGGGATCCGTCGACCTGGTGCGTAGTGGCCGATGTCAAGGATCTCATCGCCATGGAGCGCACCCGCGAGTTCAAGGGCCTTTACCACGTTTTGGGGGGTCTGATCTCGCCCATGAACGGGATCGGGGCCGAGCAGTTGCGCATCCGCGAGCTGGTGGCCCGGGTGGCGCGGGAGAAGCCCCAAGAGCTGATCTTCGCCCTCAGCCCTAGCGTGGAGGGGGAGGTCACTATGCACGTGGTTAAAGATTACCTGAAGCCGGTTGCCCCCGGCCTGCGCATGACCCGTCTGGCCTTTGGCCTGCCCATGGGATCCGAGTTGGAGTATGCCGACGAGGTTACCCTGGCCCGTGCCCTAGAAGCGCGGCAGGAGTTTTAG